One genomic window of Tatumella citrea includes the following:
- the rpsR gene encoding 30S ribosomal protein S18 → MARYFRRRKFCRFTAEGVQEIDYKDIATLKNYITESGKIVPSRITGTRAKYQRQLARAIKRARYLSLLPYTDRHQ, encoded by the coding sequence ATGGCACGTTATTTCCGTCGTCGCAAGTTCTGCCGTTTCACCGCGGAAGGCGTTCAAGAGATCGATTATAAAGATATCGCAACGCTGAAAAACTACATCACTGAAAGTGGCAAAATTGTACCGAGCCGTATTACCGGTACTCGCGCAAAATACCAGCGTCAGCTGGCCCGTGCTATCAAGCGCGCGCGCTACCTGTCTCTGCTGCCGTACACTGATCGTCATCAGTAA
- the priB gene encoding primosomal replication protein N — translation MTVANHLRLSGTVCGNVVRKTSPSGIPHCQFVLEHQSLQEEAGLSRHARCRIPVIISGNEHLQITQHITVGTQLILGGFLHCHQAKTGQSRMVLHAEQIELIDSGD, via the coding sequence ATGACGGTGGCTAATCATCTGCGCTTGTCCGGTACTGTCTGTGGCAATGTTGTCAGAAAGACCAGCCCCTCAGGAATTCCTCACTGTCAGTTCGTGCTTGAGCACCAGTCACTGCAGGAGGAAGCCGGATTATCCCGGCATGCACGATGTCGTATCCCTGTGATTATCAGTGGTAATGAACATCTGCAGATTACTCAACATATAACGGTCGGCACACAACTCATTCTTGGCGGTTTCCTGCATTGCCATCAGGCAAAAACAGGACAAAGCAGAATGGTGTTACATGCCGAGCAGATTGAATTGATAGATTCTGGAGACTAG
- the rpsF gene encoding 30S ribosomal protein S6 yields the protein MRHYEIVFMVHPDQSEQVPGMIERYTGAITGAEGTIHRLEDWGRRQLAYPINKLHKAHYVLLNVEAPQSVIDELETNFRFNDAVIRSMVMRVKNAVTEASPMVKAKEERRDRREDFANETSDDSDAEDSEE from the coding sequence ATGCGTCATTACGAAATCGTATTTATGGTCCATCCTGACCAGAGCGAGCAGGTTCCAGGAATGATCGAGCGTTACACTGGTGCTATCACCGGTGCTGAAGGCACGATTCACCGTCTGGAAGACTGGGGTCGCCGTCAGCTGGCTTACCCGATCAACAAACTGCACAAAGCACACTACGTTCTGCTGAACGTTGAAGCGCCGCAGAGTGTTATCGATGAGCTGGAAACTAACTTCCGCTTCAACGACGCCGTTATCCGTAGCATGGTTATGCGCGTTAAAAACGCGGTAACTGAAGCGTCACCAATGGTTAAAGCAAAAGAAGAACGTCGTGATCGTCGTGAAGATTTTGCTAACGAAACCTCTGATGACTCAGATGCTGAGGATTCTGAAGAGTAA
- a CDS encoding Ivy family c-type lysozyme inhibitor: MNMTFRIACAAVLLSATALPVVAQPLPGLSSLLQSQQGRIAFSQLIAGQHLPGWIKKGGVETPMQEVTLDGTTYQLYYSCKPHDCAADRFALIYSPADNSMSGLWSRVDEKNHKEQLRWLNISDKFSVDGKTVLYAAISGSLANHPHDFNYTSQH; encoded by the coding sequence ATGAATATGACATTCCGTATCGCATGTGCTGCCGTACTGCTCTCTGCGACGGCCCTGCCCGTTGTTGCTCAACCACTGCCCGGCCTCAGCTCCCTGCTCCAGAGCCAGCAAGGCCGCATAGCCTTTTCACAACTAATTGCCGGACAGCATTTACCTGGCTGGATAAAGAAAGGCGGAGTAGAAACGCCGATGCAGGAAGTGACTCTGGACGGTACGACTTACCAGCTGTACTACAGCTGCAAGCCTCATGACTGCGCCGCTGATCGTTTTGCCCTGATTTATTCACCGGCTGACAACAGTATGAGTGGATTATGGTCCCGTGTTGATGAAAAAAATCATAAAGAGCAGCTACGTTGGCTGAATATCAGTGATAAGTTTTCAGTGGATGGTAAGACCGTGCTGTATGCGGCCATCAGCGGCAGTCTGGCCAATCATCCGCACGATTTCAATTATACCAGTCAACACTAA
- the bsmA gene encoding biofilm peroxide resistance protein BsmA has protein sequence MPLRVLTLCFSLLLSGCALVHPTPVPRPPLKPYAQELSLAQTLDLCKTANVHVTVYGSPDDAERAIHAMANQAGVRWYRIIMVSDTVVPGRWYSEAIFYRTSPAVRRAGSTTDGGC, from the coding sequence ATGCCGTTACGTGTACTCACACTATGTTTTTCGCTGCTACTGAGTGGTTGCGCTTTGGTACATCCAACCCCGGTGCCCCGCCCGCCCCTGAAGCCTTATGCCCAGGAACTCAGTCTGGCGCAGACGCTGGATCTGTGTAAAACCGCCAATGTGCATGTGACTGTCTACGGATCGCCGGATGATGCAGAACGGGCAATTCACGCGATGGCGAATCAGGCTGGCGTACGCTGGTACCGGATTATTATGGTGAGTGATACGGTGGTGCCGGGCAGATGGTACAGTGAGGCAATATTTTACCGGACCAGTCCCGCCGTCCGCAGAGCCGGAAGCACCACGGACGGAGGCTGTTAA
- the rlmB gene encoding 23S rRNA (guanosine(2251)-2'-O)-methyltransferase RlmB, which produces MSEIIFGIHAVEALLERDPQRFQEVFILKGRDDRRLQPLITALEAQGVVVQIATRQWLDSKAEGAVHQGIIANVKPGRHYQEGDLPDLLEKIEQPFLLILDGVTDPHNLGACLRSADAAGVHAVIVPKDRSASLNATAKKVASGAAESVPLIRVTNLARTMRLLQEYNVWIVGTAGEADHNLYQSKMTGPMALVMGAEGEGMRRLTREHCDELISIPMSGSVSSLNVSVATGICLFEAVRQRQTS; this is translated from the coding sequence ATGAGCGAAATTATTTTTGGTATTCATGCCGTCGAGGCCTTACTGGAGCGTGATCCGCAGCGTTTTCAGGAAGTATTTATTCTGAAAGGACGCGATGATCGCCGTCTGCAGCCGTTGATCACTGCACTGGAAGCCCAGGGTGTTGTGGTTCAGATAGCCACGCGTCAGTGGTTGGACAGTAAAGCGGAAGGGGCGGTACATCAGGGGATCATTGCTAACGTGAAGCCCGGTCGTCATTACCAGGAAGGGGATTTACCCGATCTACTGGAAAAAATCGAACAGCCATTCCTGCTGATTCTGGACGGAGTGACTGACCCGCACAACCTCGGTGCCTGTCTGCGGAGTGCAGATGCCGCCGGAGTTCATGCTGTTATTGTACCGAAAGATCGCTCGGCTTCACTGAATGCAACGGCTAAAAAGGTAGCCAGTGGAGCAGCAGAGTCTGTGCCATTAATCCGTGTTACCAACCTGGCACGTACCATGCGTCTGCTTCAGGAATACAATGTATGGATTGTGGGCACAGCTGGTGAAGCTGACCATAATCTGTATCAAAGTAAAATGACCGGCCCGATGGCACTGGTGATGGGGGCTGAAGGCGAAGGTATGCGCCGCCTGACCCGTGAGCATTGTGATGAACTGATCAGCATCCCGATGTCCGGCAGCGTTTCGTCACTGAATGTGTCGGTCGCGACCGGAATTTGTCTGTTTGAAGCGGTGCGCCAGCGCCAGACTTCCTGA
- the rnr gene encoding ribonuclease R — protein sequence MSKDPFQQREAEKYENPIPSREFILAHLDKREKPASREELARELNISGEEQTEALRRRLRAMERDGQLVFTRRQCYALPERLDLLRGKVIGHRDGYGFLRIENSKDDLYLSAEQMKFCMHGDVILAQPGGADRKGRREARVVRVLEPRNSQIVGRYFVDAGAGFVVPDDSRLSFDILIEPEFTLNARMGAVVVVELEKRPTRRTKAIGRVIEILGDTMGTSLAVDMALRTHEIPHSWPETVLQQMAAMSEEVPEKAKAGRVDLRKLPLVTIDGEDARDFDDAVYCQKKRGGGWRLWVAIADVSYYVRPGTELDNEAQLRGTSVYFPSQVVPMLPEVLSNGLCSLNPQVDRLCMVCEMTISASGKLSGYKHYEAVMNSHARLTYNKVWSILQGNPELREQYAPLVGDLEELHRMYQVLETSRAERGGISFETEEAKFIFNAERRIERVERTSRNDAHKLIEECMILANIASAKFVEKYQEPALFRDHDRPSDDSIKSFRTVLSELGLSLSGGVKPAPLDYAELLEKIADRPDAEMLQTMLLRSMKQAVYDPENRGHFGLALTSYAHFTSPIRRYPDLLLHRAIKYLLAKIAGEQEGNTTPTGGYHYDLQQMLQLGQHCSMTERRADEATRDVADWLKCDFMQDQVGTTFSGVISSVTGFGFFVRLNDLFIDGLVHVSTLDNDYYRFDAIGQRLIGESGAHTYRLGDIVEVRVEAVHMDERKIDFALISSQRQPRGAGKTAREKAKKTGTASAAGKRRREVSSSANFEPDSAFRTDSKKPAKKRSSKKKAAQNSSSAETPVKKVKKVSEKTRKIAAATKAKRAAKKEKSAAKKAD from the coding sequence ATGTCAAAAGATCCTTTTCAGCAACGGGAAGCGGAAAAATATGAAAATCCGATCCCCAGCAGAGAATTTATTCTTGCCCATTTGGATAAACGGGAAAAACCTGCCAGCCGTGAAGAACTGGCCCGCGAACTGAATATCAGTGGTGAAGAGCAGACAGAAGCCCTGCGTCGCCGCCTGAGAGCTATGGAACGTGACGGACAGTTGGTCTTTACCCGCCGTCAGTGCTATGCCTTACCTGAGCGCCTGGACCTGTTACGTGGCAAAGTTATTGGTCATCGTGATGGTTACGGTTTTCTGCGGATAGAAAATTCCAAAGATGACCTGTACTTATCGGCCGAACAGATGAAATTCTGTATGCACGGTGATGTTATCCTGGCACAGCCGGGTGGCGCTGACCGTAAAGGTCGTCGTGAGGCGCGGGTTGTACGGGTGTTAGAGCCACGTAACAGCCAGATTGTCGGACGTTATTTCGTGGATGCCGGCGCTGGTTTCGTCGTGCCGGATGACAGCCGCCTGAGTTTCGATATTCTGATTGAACCGGAATTTACCCTCAATGCCCGGATGGGTGCTGTGGTGGTAGTGGAACTGGAAAAGCGTCCGACCCGTCGCACCAAAGCTATTGGCCGTGTTATTGAAATTCTCGGTGACACCATGGGAACCAGCCTGGCTGTAGATATGGCACTGCGCACCCATGAAATTCCACATAGCTGGCCGGAAACCGTTCTGCAGCAAATGGCTGCCATGAGCGAAGAGGTTCCGGAAAAAGCTAAAGCAGGTCGTGTCGATCTGCGCAAACTGCCTCTGGTCACTATCGACGGTGAAGATGCCCGTGATTTTGATGATGCCGTCTATTGCCAGAAAAAACGTGGTGGAGGTTGGCGTTTATGGGTTGCGATAGCTGACGTCAGCTATTATGTACGCCCCGGAACCGAACTGGACAATGAAGCACAGCTTCGCGGAACGTCAGTTTACTTCCCGTCCCAGGTGGTTCCAATGCTGCCGGAAGTTCTGTCCAACGGCCTGTGTTCACTGAATCCGCAGGTAGACCGTCTGTGTATGGTCTGCGAAATGACTATTTCTGCTTCAGGAAAACTGAGTGGCTATAAACACTACGAAGCAGTAATGAATTCTCACGCCCGTCTGACTTATAACAAGGTGTGGAGCATTCTGCAGGGCAATCCGGAACTGCGGGAGCAATATGCACCGCTGGTCGGAGACCTGGAAGAGTTGCATCGTATGTATCAGGTGCTGGAAACTTCGCGGGCCGAACGTGGCGGTATTTCGTTTGAAACCGAAGAAGCTAAATTTATCTTTAATGCCGAACGCAGAATCGAACGGGTAGAACGTACCAGCCGTAATGATGCGCATAAGCTGATTGAAGAGTGCATGATTCTGGCAAATATCGCCTCGGCGAAATTCGTCGAAAAATATCAGGAACCGGCGCTGTTCCGCGATCATGACCGGCCATCTGATGACAGTATTAAAAGTTTCCGCACTGTGTTGAGTGAACTGGGGCTTAGCCTGTCAGGAGGCGTTAAACCCGCACCTCTGGATTACGCAGAGTTGTTGGAAAAAATTGCCGACCGGCCGGATGCAGAAATGCTGCAGACCATGCTGCTGCGTTCAATGAAACAGGCGGTTTATGACCCGGAAAACCGTGGTCACTTTGGTCTGGCACTGACATCTTACGCGCACTTTACCTCGCCTATTCGTCGTTATCCGGATCTACTGCTGCACCGTGCAATTAAGTACCTGCTGGCAAAAATTGCCGGTGAACAGGAAGGGAATACTACCCCGACCGGCGGTTATCACTACGATCTGCAACAGATGCTGCAACTGGGTCAGCACTGTTCTATGACCGAACGGCGTGCTGATGAAGCGACCCGTGATGTTGCTGACTGGCTGAAGTGTGATTTCATGCAGGATCAGGTCGGTACTACTTTCAGTGGCGTTATCTCCAGCGTCACCGGATTTGGCTTCTTTGTCCGGCTGAATGATCTGTTTATCGATGGCCTGGTGCATGTCTCAACTCTGGATAACGACTACTATCGCTTTGATGCGATAGGACAGCGGCTGATCGGTGAATCCGGCGCCCATACTTACCGGTTGGGTGATATTGTCGAAGTTCGGGTTGAAGCCGTACATATGGATGAACGTAAGATAGACTTCGCTCTGATATCGAGCCAGCGCCAGCCGCGCGGAGCCGGTAAAACCGCCCGTGAAAAAGCGAAGAAAACGGGCACGGCCAGTGCTGCCGGAAAGCGTCGTCGAGAAGTTAGTTCCTCTGCTAACTTCGAGCCAGACAGTGCTTTCCGTACTGACAGCAAGAAACCGGCGAAGAAGCGCAGTTCGAAAAAGAAAGCCGCGCAAAACAGCAGTAGCGCTGAGACTCCGGTGAAGAAAGTCAAAAAAGTCTCGGAGAAAACACGTAAAATCGCCGCAGCCACTAAAGCGAAACGTGCAGCTAAAAAGGAAAAGTCTGCGGCTAAAAAAGCTGACTGA
- the nsrR gene encoding nitric oxide-sensing transcriptional repressor NsrR, with protein sequence MQLTSFTDYGLRALIFMATLPEHRMTSITEVTDVYGVSRHHMVKIINQLSREGFVRASRGKNGGIRLGMPAESINLGDVVRKLEPLQLVNCEECAITPACRLKAALNSAMEQFLSELDNYTLADIVQNNDNLYKILITDAAVVNTHS encoded by the coding sequence GTGCAGCTAACCAGCTTTACAGATTATGGCCTGCGGGCACTCATCTTTATGGCGACGTTACCGGAGCACCGGATGACCAGTATCACTGAGGTGACGGATGTCTATGGTGTTTCGCGGCACCATATGGTTAAAATTATTAATCAGTTAAGTCGTGAAGGGTTTGTCCGTGCCAGCAGGGGAAAAAATGGTGGAATCCGTCTGGGAATGCCTGCTGAGTCAATTAATCTCGGTGATGTGGTGCGGAAACTGGAGCCTTTGCAACTGGTGAATTGTGAGGAGTGTGCTATTACCCCGGCTTGCCGCCTGAAAGCAGCGTTAAATAGTGCAATGGAACAATTTCTGAGCGAACTGGATAACTATACGCTGGCGGATATCGTTCAAAATAACGACAATTTATACAAAATTCTTATCACGGATGCCGCTGTGGTAAATACACATTCATGA
- a CDS encoding adenylosuccinate synthase, with protein MGKNVVVLGTQWGDEGKGKIVDLLTERAKYVVRYQGGHNAGHTLVINGEKTVLHLIPSGILRDNVTSIIGNGVVLSPEALMKEMKGLEDRGIPVRERLLLSEACPLILQYHVAMDLAREKARGDKAIGTTGRGIGPAYEDKVARRGLRVGDLFDKETFATKLKEIVEYYNFQLVHYYKAEAVDYQTVLNDVLAIADILTGMVVDVSELLDNARKRGDLVMFEGAQGTLLDIDHGTYPYVTSSNTTAGGVATGSGLGPRYVDYVLGIVKAYSTRVGAGPFPTELFDDIGEFLGKKGNEFGATTGRRRRTGWLDAVAVRRAVQINSLSGFCLTKLDVLDGLETVKICVGYRMPDGREVTTTPLAAELWEGIEPIYETMPGWSESTFGVKTPEGLPQAAHDYIRRIEELTGVPIDIISTGPDRSETMILRDPFDA; from the coding sequence ATGGGTAAGAACGTTGTCGTACTTGGCACCCAATGGGGTGACGAAGGCAAAGGTAAAATCGTAGATCTTCTGACTGAACGTGCGAAATATGTTGTTCGCTATCAGGGTGGCCACAATGCCGGTCACACACTTGTCATCAACGGTGAAAAAACCGTCCTCCACTTAATTCCATCAGGTATTCTGCGTGATAACGTGACCAGCATTATTGGTAACGGCGTAGTGTTGTCACCTGAAGCTCTGATGAAAGAGATGAAAGGCCTGGAAGATCGCGGGATACCGGTACGCGAACGTCTGCTGTTATCTGAAGCCTGCCCGTTAATTCTGCAATACCATGTTGCGATGGACCTGGCCCGCGAAAAAGCGCGTGGGGATAAAGCCATTGGTACCACCGGACGTGGCATTGGTCCTGCTTACGAAGATAAAGTTGCCCGCCGTGGTCTGCGTGTTGGTGATCTGTTCGATAAAGAGACTTTCGCCACCAAACTGAAAGAGATTGTTGAGTATTACAACTTTCAGCTGGTGCATTATTACAAAGCAGAAGCGGTTGATTACCAGACTGTCCTGAATGATGTACTGGCGATTGCTGACATCCTGACAGGTATGGTTGTTGATGTTTCTGAACTGCTGGATAACGCACGTAAGCGCGGTGATCTGGTGATGTTCGAAGGTGCTCAGGGTACACTGCTGGATATCGACCACGGGACTTACCCGTATGTTACCTCTTCAAACACCACTGCAGGTGGCGTGGCGACCGGTTCAGGCCTGGGTCCTCGCTATGTTGACTATGTACTGGGTATTGTGAAAGCGTACTCTACCCGTGTGGGTGCAGGTCCTTTCCCGACAGAACTGTTTGATGACATCGGCGAGTTCCTGGGTAAAAAAGGCAACGAGTTCGGTGCTACCACTGGCCGTCGCCGTCGTACCGGCTGGCTGGATGCAGTTGCAGTGCGTCGCGCAGTGCAAATCAACTCCCTGTCTGGTTTCTGTCTGACCAAACTGGATGTGCTGGATGGTCTGGAAACCGTTAAAATTTGCGTCGGTTACCGGATGCCGGATGGTCGTGAAGTGACAACCACTCCACTGGCTGCTGAACTCTGGGAAGGCATTGAGCCAATTTACGAAACCATGCCTGGCTGGAGTGAAAGCACCTTTGGTGTGAAAACACCGGAAGGTCTGCCACAGGCAGCACATGATTATATTCGTCGTATTGAAGAACTGACCGGCGTTCCGATTGATATTATTTCTACCGGTCCTGACCGTAGTGAAACTATGATTCTGCGCGACCCGTTTGATGCATAA
- a CDS encoding DUF2065 domain-containing protein, with translation MNTTIWMALALVLVLEGLGPMLYPGGWRKFIAAMTQLPDSLLRRFGGGLVVAGIVIYYMVSR, from the coding sequence ATGAATACAACAATCTGGATGGCGCTGGCTCTGGTATTAGTGCTGGAAGGCCTGGGACCGATGCTCTACCCCGGGGGATGGCGAAAATTTATTGCGGCGATGACTCAGCTTCCCGATAGCCTGTTGCGGCGGTTTGGCGGTGGTCTGGTGGTTGCAGGTATTGTTATCTATTACATGGTGAGCCGCTGA
- the hflC gene encoding protease modulator HflC, giving the protein MRNSVIVAIVVVLVLLFTSMFVVPEGQRGIVVRFGKVLRDSENKPLVYTPGLHFKMPFFETVKTLDARIQTMDNQADRFVTKEKKDLIVDSYIKWRISDFSRYYLATGGGDISQAELLLKRKFSDRLRSEIGRLDVRDIVTDSRGRLTTDVRDALNTGSAGTDDEVQTPAADDAIASAAARVEQETQGKVAAVNPNSMAALGIDVVDVRIKQINLPAEVSDAIYNRMRAERESVARSQRSQGQEEAEKLRAQADYQVTTTLAEAQRQALIIRGEGDAQAAKLFADAFGKDPDFYSFVRSLTAYENSFKDNQDVIVMSPDNDFLRFMKPPTAVATPAH; this is encoded by the coding sequence ATGCGTAATTCTGTAATTGTAGCGATTGTTGTAGTGCTGGTGTTGTTATTCACCTCTATGTTTGTTGTGCCGGAAGGCCAGCGCGGTATTGTTGTGCGTTTTGGTAAAGTTCTGCGGGACAGCGAAAATAAACCGCTGGTTTATACTCCGGGACTGCATTTTAAAATGCCTTTCTTTGAAACGGTTAAGACGCTTGATGCCCGTATTCAGACCATGGATAACCAGGCTGACCGGTTTGTAACCAAAGAGAAGAAAGACCTGATTGTTGATTCCTATATTAAGTGGCGGATCAGCGATTTTAGTCGCTATTATCTGGCTACCGGTGGCGGTGATATCTCTCAGGCCGAGTTGCTGCTGAAACGTAAGTTTAGTGACCGTCTGCGTTCTGAAATTGGTCGTCTGGATGTACGTGATATCGTTACTGATTCTCGTGGCCGACTGACAACGGATGTCCGTGATGCACTGAATACCGGCAGCGCGGGAACGGATGATGAAGTACAGACTCCTGCAGCTGATGATGCGATTGCCAGTGCTGCGGCACGGGTAGAGCAGGAAACTCAGGGTAAAGTTGCAGCGGTAAATCCTAACAGCATGGCAGCTCTGGGGATTGACGTGGTCGATGTTCGTATCAAACAGATCAATCTGCCGGCAGAAGTGTCGGATGCTATCTACAACCGTATGCGCGCAGAGCGTGAATCGGTAGCCCGTAGCCAGCGTTCACAAGGCCAGGAAGAAGCGGAAAAACTGCGTGCCCAGGCTGATTACCAGGTCACCACGACTCTGGCAGAAGCACAGCGTCAGGCATTGATCATTCGCGGTGAGGGAGATGCTCAGGCCGCGAAACTGTTTGCGGATGCCTTTGGCAAAGATCCTGACTTCTATTCTTTCGTCAGAAGCCTGACTGCGTATGAAAACAGTTTTAAAGATAATCAGGATGTGATTGTTATGAGCCCTGATAATGATTTCCTGCGCTTTATGAAACCACCGACTGCGGTGGCAACTCCGGCGCATTAA
- the hflK gene encoding FtsH protease activity modulator HflK: MAWNQPGNNGQDRDPWGSSNKKGGNSGENRGGRDQGPPDLDDIFRKLSSKLGKFGGGKSDGQGQGQGQHGGKIAAVVVAVAVVVWAASGFYTIGEAERGVVTRFGQFSHLVEPGLNWKPTFIDKVRAVNVEAVRELATSGVMLTSDENVVRVEMNVQYRVTDPERYLYSVTDADDSLRQATDSALRGVIGRSTMDRVLTEGRTVVRSETQREIEETIRPYNMGISVLDVNFQAARPPEEVKAAFDDAIAARENREQYVREAEAYANEVQPRANGQAQRILEEARAYKERTVLEAQGEVARFAEILPEYKAAPQITKERLYLDTMERVLSHTRKVIVSDKSNNLMVLPLDQLLKGGAAAAATSGKTAKPVTPLKPSSYSSSDVSMRQSTSGYSPESVLDQRRANALRNDGQRDGGDE; the protein is encoded by the coding sequence ATGGCGTGGAATCAGCCCGGTAATAACGGACAGGACCGCGACCCCTGGGGAAGCAGCAATAAAAAAGGCGGCAATTCCGGGGAGAATCGTGGGGGTCGTGATCAGGGACCTCCTGATTTGGATGATATTTTCCGCAAGCTTAGCAGCAAGCTGGGCAAATTCGGTGGCGGAAAATCTGACGGTCAGGGCCAGGGTCAGGGTCAGCACGGCGGTAAAATTGCCGCGGTGGTGGTGGCCGTTGCGGTGGTGGTCTGGGCCGCCAGTGGTTTTTACACTATCGGTGAAGCAGAGCGTGGGGTGGTTACCCGTTTTGGTCAGTTTAGTCATCTGGTGGAACCGGGGCTTAACTGGAAACCGACCTTTATTGATAAGGTCCGCGCTGTGAATGTGGAAGCCGTGCGTGAACTGGCAACTTCCGGTGTGATGCTGACTTCAGATGAAAACGTCGTGCGTGTGGAAATGAACGTCCAGTACCGGGTCACGGATCCTGAACGTTATCTCTATTCTGTCACTGATGCAGACGATAGCCTGCGCCAGGCGACTGACAGTGCGTTACGCGGTGTCATTGGTCGTTCAACAATGGACAGAGTTCTGACCGAAGGGCGAACTGTAGTGCGCAGTGAAACTCAGCGTGAGATCGAAGAGACTATTCGTCCTTACAATATGGGCATCAGTGTACTGGATGTTAACTTCCAGGCGGCACGTCCACCGGAAGAAGTTAAAGCCGCTTTTGATGATGCCATTGCGGCCCGTGAAAACCGCGAACAGTATGTCCGTGAAGCCGAAGCTTACGCCAATGAAGTTCAGCCAAGGGCCAACGGCCAGGCACAGCGTATTCTGGAAGAAGCTCGCGCATATAAAGAACGTACTGTGCTGGAAGCTCAGGGTGAAGTTGCGCGCTTTGCCGAAATTTTACCGGAATACAAAGCAGCACCTCAGATTACTAAAGAACGTCTGTATCTGGATACCATGGAGCGGGTGCTCTCTCATACCCGTAAAGTGATAGTGAGTGATAAAAGTAATAACCTGATGGTATTGCCACTCGATCAGTTGCTGAAAGGTGGCGCTGCAGCGGCAGCTACGTCAGGTAAAACGGCTAAGCCGGTAACCCCGTTGAAGCCTTCATCTTATTCATCTTCTGATGTCAGCATGCGCCAGAGCACTTCTGGTTATTCACCGGAAAGTGTTCTGGATCAGCGCAGAGCCAATGCGCTACGCAATGATGGCCAGCGTGATGGAGGAGATGAATAA
- the hflX gene encoding ribosome rescue GTPase HflX: MFERYDAGEQAVLVHIWFTQDRDVEDLQEFETLVSSAGVESLQVVTGSRKAPHPKYFVGEGKAEEIADAVKATGASVVLFDHALSPAQERNLESLCQCRVVDRTGLILDIFAQRARTHEGKLQVELAQLRHLATRLVRGWTHLERQKGGIGLRGPGETQLETDRRLLRNRISLILSRLSRVEKQREQGRQARAKADVPTVSLVGYTNAGKSTLFNTVTSANVYAADQLFATLDPTLRRLQIADVGEVVLADTVGFIRHLPHDLVAAFKATLQETRQASLLMHVIDAADLRVNENIDAVNEVLAEIEADEIPTLLIMNKIDMLEDFEPRIDRNEENMPVRVWLSAQTGAGIPLLWQALSERLAGEIASYELRLPPGAGKLRSRFYQLQAIEKEWNEEDGSTGMQIRMPIVDWRRMCKQEPSVIDYIV, encoded by the coding sequence TTGTTTGAGCGTTATGATGCCGGCGAGCAGGCCGTACTGGTCCATATCTGGTTTACACAGGACCGGGATGTTGAAGATTTACAGGAATTCGAAACACTTGTCTCTTCAGCGGGTGTTGAATCACTCCAGGTAGTGACCGGAAGCCGTAAAGCCCCCCATCCCAAATATTTCGTTGGTGAAGGCAAAGCAGAAGAAATTGCTGATGCGGTGAAGGCGACGGGTGCCTCAGTGGTACTGTTTGACCATGCTTTATCGCCTGCCCAGGAACGAAATCTTGAAAGTTTATGTCAATGCCGGGTTGTTGATCGCACCGGGCTGATTCTGGATATTTTTGCACAACGTGCCCGTACTCATGAAGGTAAGCTACAGGTTGAGTTAGCCCAGTTGCGCCATCTGGCGACCCGACTGGTCAGAGGCTGGACCCACCTTGAGCGCCAGAAAGGCGGAATAGGCTTGCGCGGGCCTGGTGAAACACAGCTGGAAACCGACCGTCGATTGCTGCGTAACCGTATCAGTCTGATATTGTCGCGGTTATCCAGGGTTGAAAAACAGCGTGAACAGGGACGTCAGGCCAGAGCGAAAGCCGATGTTCCCACGGTTTCGCTGGTGGGGTATACCAACGCCGGAAAATCGACACTGTTTAATACCGTGACCTCCGCGAATGTTTACGCCGCAGATCAGTTATTTGCCACCCTGGACCCGACCCTGCGTCGGTTGCAGATAGCTGATGTCGGAGAAGTTGTTCTGGCGGATACGGTCGGTTTTATTCGTCATTTGCCCCATGATTTAGTCGCCGCTTTTAAAGCGACATTGCAGGAAACCCGGCAGGCTTCATTGCTGATGCATGTGATTGATGCTGCAGATTTACGGGTGAATGAAAATATTGATGCGGTAAATGAAGTGCTGGCTGAAATTGAGGCCGACGAAATTCCGACATTATTAATTATGAATAAAATCGATATGCTGGAAGATTTTGAACCGCGTATTGATCGTAATGAAGAAAATATGCCAGTCCGTGTCTGGTTATCTGCACAGACTGGTGCCGGAATTCCCTTGCTGTGGCAGGCGTTATCAGAACGTCTGGCCGGCGAAATTGCCAGCTATGAGCTGCGTCTTCCGCCAGGTGCGGGAAAATTACGCAGCCGCTTTTATCAGCTGCAGGCCATTGAAAAAGAGTGGAATGAAGAAGATGGCAGTACCGGAATGCAAATCCGGATGCCAATTGTTGACTGGCGGAGAATGTGTAAACAGGAACCTTCAGTAATTGATTATATTGTCTGA